The proteins below are encoded in one region of Cololabis saira isolate AMF1-May2022 chromosome 13, fColSai1.1, whole genome shotgun sequence:
- the rgl1 gene encoding ral guanine nucleotide dissociation stimulator-like 1 isoform X1, with the protein MQVVSMISQYPLATLLPWPASPQSHHGPDLECTLLLEGEGGVALQRYQPRYPESSPHHWSSVQDWGEEVEEGAIYNVTLKRVQIQQAANKGARWLGAEGDRLPPGHTVSQLETCKIRSIRAGTLERLVETLLTAFGDNDLTYTSIFLSTYRAFASTQTVLQLLLDRYGSVEENGQDGDTCYSSESNRAIRNALASILRAWLDQCPEDFQEPPDYPCLHRLMGYLRRALPGSEALRRAEGLLEQLRGQASVDETEAGFHGNSSFCLGEEEEVEIEVQEDFLSFEADLVAEQLTYMDALLFKKVVPHHCLGSIWSQRDKKDNKHSAPTIRATITQFNAVAACVVRTVLRHRQLRPHVRARVIQRWIDIAQECRIRKNFSSLRAIVSALQSNSLYRLKRVWACVHKDSMQTFEELSDIFSDHNNYLTSRELLMREGTSKFASLESCAKEHQKRTHKRLQLQKEMGAMQGTIPYLGTFLTDLTMLDTALPDFVEGGLINFEKRRREFEVIAQIKLLQSACNSYCLTGDPAFLHWFKSQPQLSEEESYALSCEIEGLGDSSPTSPKPRKSMVKRLSLLFLGTDSNATSSPVRETPRSPPTGSSGESMDSVSVSSSDSSSPSDSEGLATPTHTSESHQNKLSESSSCTSLHSMDTNSSTASVSVTPASPPLPGPSSCTHRRCISLTPMSPSSPCQSPAYNTQAQDACIIRVSLEHGNGNLYKSILLTNQDKTPAVISRAMAKHNLEVEPEDGYELVQVISEEKELVIPDNANVFYAMNTSANYDFLLRVRGSAGRPVQLRSRCSSTLPRAQHRSSLSLRLSKVTL; encoded by the exons aGCTCGGTGCAGGACTGGGGGGAGGAAGTTGAGGAAGGAGCCATCTACAACGTGACACTGAAGAGGGTTCAGATTCAGCAGGCGGCCAACAAGGGAGCGAGATGGCTGGGG GCGGAGGGCGATCGCCTACCTCCCGGCCACACGGTGAGCCAGCTGGAGACCTGCAAAATCAGAAGCATCCGTGCCGGAACTCTGGAGCGCCTGGTGGAGACGTTATTGACGGCATTCGGAGACAATGACCTCACCTACACCTCCATCTTCCTCTCCACCTACAGAGCCTTTGCCAGCACGCAGACTGTCCTGCAGCTTCTGCTGGACCG GTATGGAAGTGTGGAGGAAAAtgggcaggatggagacacatgtTATAGCTCTGAAAGCAACAGAGCCATCAGAAA TGCTTTGGCTTCTATCCTGCGTGCCTGGCTGGATCAGTGTCCTGAAGACTTCCAGGAGCCTCCAGACTACCCGTGCCTCCACAGGCTGATGGGGTACCTGCGCAGGGCTCTGCCGGGCTCTGAGGCTCTGAGACGGGcggagggtctgctggagcagctgcGGGGTCAGGCCAGCGTCGATGAGACTGAAG CTGGTTTTCACGGCAACAGTTCTTTCTGCCTCGGggaagaggaggaagtggaGATTGAGGTCCAAGAGGACTTCCTGTCGTTTGAGGCGGACCTGGTGGCTGAGCAGTTGACCTACATGGATGCG CTGCTGTTTAAAAAGGTTGTACCCCACCACTGCCTGGGCTCCATCTGGTCTCAGAGGGACAAGAAGGACAACAAGCACAGCGCCCCCACCATCCGGGCCACCATCACTCAGTTCAACGCCGTGGCGGCCTGCGTGGTCAGGACGGTGCTGAGGCACCGGCAGCTCAGGCCACACGTCAGGGCGCGGGTCATACAGCGCTGGATCGACATTGCTCAG GAGTGTCGAATACGCAAAAACTTTTCATCCCTGCGAGCCATCGTGTCGGCGCTGCAGTCCAATTCCTTGTACAGACTGAAAAGAGTTTGGGCCTGTGTGCACAA AGACAGCATGCAGACATTTGAGGAGCTCTCGGACATCTTCTCTGACCACAACAACTACCTGACCAGCAGAGAGCTTCTCATGAGG GAAGGTACTTCAAAGTTTGCCAGTCTGGAGAGTTGTGCCAAGGAGCACCAGAAACGGACCCACAAGAGATTACAGCTGCAGAAAGAAATG GGAGCGATGCAAGGAACGATACCGTACCTGGGGACCTTTCTTACCGACCTGACCATGCTGGACACGGCCTTGCCTGACTTTGTGGAG GGCGGTCTGATTAATTTTGAGAAGAGACGCAGG GAGTTTGAGGTGATAGCTCAGATCAAGCTGCTCCAGTCGGCCTGCAACAGCTACTGCCTGACGGGGGACCCGGCTTTCCTCCACTGGTTTAAGAGCCAGCCTCAGCTCAGCGAAGAGGAGAG CTACGCCTTGTCTTGTGAGATTGAAGGCCTTGGCGACAGCAGCCCGACTTCACCCAAACCCCGAAAAAGCATGGTGAAGCGACTCAGCCT GCTGTTTCTTGGCACCGACAGTAATGCCACCAGTTCCCCGGTCAGGGAGACGCCTCGCTCGCCTCCTACTGGCAGCTCGGGGGAGAGCATGGACTCGGTCAGCGTGTCGTCCAGCGACTCCAGCAGCCCGTCAGACAGCGAGGGACTCGCCACCCCAACGCACACCTCCGAGTCCCATCAAAACAAG ctgtCAGAATCCTCCTCCTGTACTTCACTCCACTCCATGGACACTAACTCCTCGACAGCCAGTGTCTCCGTGACTCCTGCTTCTcccccgctccccggaccctcCTCCTGCACCCACAGACGCTGCATCTCCCTCACGCCCATGTCCCCCAGCTCCCCGTGCCAGAGCCCGGCCTACAACACCCAAGCGCAAGACGCGTGCATCATCAGAGTCAGCCTGGAGCACGGCAACGGGAACCTGTACAAGAGCATTCTG TTAACTAATCAAGACAAGACCCCGGCTGTGATTTCGAGAGCCATGGCGAAGCACAACCTGGAGGTGGAGCCGGAGGACGGATACGAGCTGGTGCAGGTCATCTCTGAGGAGAAAG AGTTGGTGATTCCTGACAACGCTAATGTCTTTTATGCCATGAACACGTCGGCGAACTATGACTTCCTGCTGCGCGTGCGGGGCTCAGCGGGTCGGCCGGTCCAGCTGCGTAGCCGCTGCAGCTCCACTCTCCCTCGGGCCCAGCATCGCTCCAGCCTCTCCCTCAGACTCAGTAAGGTCACTCTGTGA
- the rgl1 gene encoding ral guanine nucleotide dissociation stimulator-like 1 isoform X2 — MRETLTMKFAWKTKMSSVQDWGEEVEEGAIYNVTLKRVQIQQAANKGARWLGAEGDRLPPGHTVSQLETCKIRSIRAGTLERLVETLLTAFGDNDLTYTSIFLSTYRAFASTQTVLQLLLDRYGSVEENGQDGDTCYSSESNRAIRNALASILRAWLDQCPEDFQEPPDYPCLHRLMGYLRRALPGSEALRRAEGLLEQLRGQASVDETEAGFHGNSSFCLGEEEEVEIEVQEDFLSFEADLVAEQLTYMDALLFKKVVPHHCLGSIWSQRDKKDNKHSAPTIRATITQFNAVAACVVRTVLRHRQLRPHVRARVIQRWIDIAQECRIRKNFSSLRAIVSALQSNSLYRLKRVWACVHKDSMQTFEELSDIFSDHNNYLTSRELLMREGTSKFASLESCAKEHQKRTHKRLQLQKEMGAMQGTIPYLGTFLTDLTMLDTALPDFVEGGLINFEKRRREFEVIAQIKLLQSACNSYCLTGDPAFLHWFKSQPQLSEEESYALSCEIEGLGDSSPTSPKPRKSMVKRLSLLFLGTDSNATSSPVRETPRSPPTGSSGESMDSVSVSSSDSSSPSDSEGLATPTHTSESHQNKLSESSSCTSLHSMDTNSSTASVSVTPASPPLPGPSSCTHRRCISLTPMSPSSPCQSPAYNTQAQDACIIRVSLEHGNGNLYKSILLTNQDKTPAVISRAMAKHNLEVEPEDGYELVQVISEEKELVIPDNANVFYAMNTSANYDFLLRVRGSAGRPVQLRSRCSSTLPRAQHRSSLSLRLSKVTL, encoded by the exons ATGAGAGAAACGCTCACCATGAAGTTCGCCTGGAAAactaaaatg aGCTCGGTGCAGGACTGGGGGGAGGAAGTTGAGGAAGGAGCCATCTACAACGTGACACTGAAGAGGGTTCAGATTCAGCAGGCGGCCAACAAGGGAGCGAGATGGCTGGGG GCGGAGGGCGATCGCCTACCTCCCGGCCACACGGTGAGCCAGCTGGAGACCTGCAAAATCAGAAGCATCCGTGCCGGAACTCTGGAGCGCCTGGTGGAGACGTTATTGACGGCATTCGGAGACAATGACCTCACCTACACCTCCATCTTCCTCTCCACCTACAGAGCCTTTGCCAGCACGCAGACTGTCCTGCAGCTTCTGCTGGACCG GTATGGAAGTGTGGAGGAAAAtgggcaggatggagacacatgtTATAGCTCTGAAAGCAACAGAGCCATCAGAAA TGCTTTGGCTTCTATCCTGCGTGCCTGGCTGGATCAGTGTCCTGAAGACTTCCAGGAGCCTCCAGACTACCCGTGCCTCCACAGGCTGATGGGGTACCTGCGCAGGGCTCTGCCGGGCTCTGAGGCTCTGAGACGGGcggagggtctgctggagcagctgcGGGGTCAGGCCAGCGTCGATGAGACTGAAG CTGGTTTTCACGGCAACAGTTCTTTCTGCCTCGGggaagaggaggaagtggaGATTGAGGTCCAAGAGGACTTCCTGTCGTTTGAGGCGGACCTGGTGGCTGAGCAGTTGACCTACATGGATGCG CTGCTGTTTAAAAAGGTTGTACCCCACCACTGCCTGGGCTCCATCTGGTCTCAGAGGGACAAGAAGGACAACAAGCACAGCGCCCCCACCATCCGGGCCACCATCACTCAGTTCAACGCCGTGGCGGCCTGCGTGGTCAGGACGGTGCTGAGGCACCGGCAGCTCAGGCCACACGTCAGGGCGCGGGTCATACAGCGCTGGATCGACATTGCTCAG GAGTGTCGAATACGCAAAAACTTTTCATCCCTGCGAGCCATCGTGTCGGCGCTGCAGTCCAATTCCTTGTACAGACTGAAAAGAGTTTGGGCCTGTGTGCACAA AGACAGCATGCAGACATTTGAGGAGCTCTCGGACATCTTCTCTGACCACAACAACTACCTGACCAGCAGAGAGCTTCTCATGAGG GAAGGTACTTCAAAGTTTGCCAGTCTGGAGAGTTGTGCCAAGGAGCACCAGAAACGGACCCACAAGAGATTACAGCTGCAGAAAGAAATG GGAGCGATGCAAGGAACGATACCGTACCTGGGGACCTTTCTTACCGACCTGACCATGCTGGACACGGCCTTGCCTGACTTTGTGGAG GGCGGTCTGATTAATTTTGAGAAGAGACGCAGG GAGTTTGAGGTGATAGCTCAGATCAAGCTGCTCCAGTCGGCCTGCAACAGCTACTGCCTGACGGGGGACCCGGCTTTCCTCCACTGGTTTAAGAGCCAGCCTCAGCTCAGCGAAGAGGAGAG CTACGCCTTGTCTTGTGAGATTGAAGGCCTTGGCGACAGCAGCCCGACTTCACCCAAACCCCGAAAAAGCATGGTGAAGCGACTCAGCCT GCTGTTTCTTGGCACCGACAGTAATGCCACCAGTTCCCCGGTCAGGGAGACGCCTCGCTCGCCTCCTACTGGCAGCTCGGGGGAGAGCATGGACTCGGTCAGCGTGTCGTCCAGCGACTCCAGCAGCCCGTCAGACAGCGAGGGACTCGCCACCCCAACGCACACCTCCGAGTCCCATCAAAACAAG ctgtCAGAATCCTCCTCCTGTACTTCACTCCACTCCATGGACACTAACTCCTCGACAGCCAGTGTCTCCGTGACTCCTGCTTCTcccccgctccccggaccctcCTCCTGCACCCACAGACGCTGCATCTCCCTCACGCCCATGTCCCCCAGCTCCCCGTGCCAGAGCCCGGCCTACAACACCCAAGCGCAAGACGCGTGCATCATCAGAGTCAGCCTGGAGCACGGCAACGGGAACCTGTACAAGAGCATTCTG TTAACTAATCAAGACAAGACCCCGGCTGTGATTTCGAGAGCCATGGCGAAGCACAACCTGGAGGTGGAGCCGGAGGACGGATACGAGCTGGTGCAGGTCATCTCTGAGGAGAAAG AGTTGGTGATTCCTGACAACGCTAATGTCTTTTATGCCATGAACACGTCGGCGAACTATGACTTCCTGCTGCGCGTGCGGGGCTCAGCGGGTCGGCCGGTCCAGCTGCGTAGCCGCTGCAGCTCCACTCTCCCTCGGGCCCAGCATCGCTCCAGCCTCTCCCTCAGACTCAGTAAGGTCACTCTGTGA